The following proteins come from a genomic window of Cronobacter muytjensii ATCC 51329:
- a CDS encoding DUF2840 domain-containing protein — MNASASTAHTPKASAPTAAPPPAPSTLAGQAGNVPLTRVALAYIEPRFKLYLRFGEPARTLQLDRWRRCAVFLPNAVLCRIRWQANDYGTIRWQLMVMQTATPLDAVQRIPGVQPGARLLLHAEGDANVRAVLERIDGIEALGIAAADTSPAYWRTLANRLAARSPLPTYTAERHAAWLAGRALP; from the coding sequence GTGAACGCATCCGCTTCGACCGCCCACACCCCCAAAGCAAGTGCGCCCACGGCTGCACCGCCGCCGGCGCCTTCGACACTCGCCGGCCAAGCCGGCAACGTGCCGCTGACGCGCGTGGCGCTGGCCTACATCGAACCGCGCTTCAAGCTCTACCTGCGCTTCGGCGAACCGGCGCGCACGCTCCAGCTCGACCGCTGGCGGCGCTGCGCCGTGTTCCTGCCGAACGCGGTTCTGTGCCGCATCCGTTGGCAGGCCAACGACTACGGCACGATCCGCTGGCAGCTCATGGTGATGCAGACCGCCACGCCGCTGGACGCCGTGCAGCGCATCCCCGGCGTGCAGCCGGGCGCGCGTCTGCTGCTGCACGCCGAAGGCGATGCCAACGTGCGCGCCGTGCTGGAACGCATCGACGGCATCGAGGCGCTGGGCATCGCAGCCGCAGACACATCGCCCGCGTACTGGCGCACGCTCGCGAACCGGCTCGCAGCGCGCTCGCCGCTACCCACATACACCGCAGAACGGCACGCCGCCTGGCTGGCCGGGAGGGCATTGCCATGA
- a CDS encoding S26 family signal peptidase, with protein MTTISTTGPVPHPRSRLRARLVLAGFATVGLAGLAWAAFVQPLPRMAYNPSDSVAVGWYRIEPLDPRTASRPRPLSVDSIVLVPLPDRAAMLAAQRGYLPTRVPLLKRVGAVAPQHVCIVAGQARIDGVPAAAALPADRLGRPLPSLPFCRRLEPGELFLLSVTNPASFDSRYFGPVSASAVIGVAHPVWLETRP; from the coding sequence ATGACCACGATTTCCACGACCGGCCCCGTGCCGCATCCTCGCTCGCGCCTGCGCGCTCGCCTCGTGCTGGCAGGCTTCGCCACCGTCGGCCTCGCTGGGCTGGCCTGGGCGGCGTTCGTGCAGCCCCTGCCGCGAATGGCCTACAACCCGTCCGACAGCGTGGCGGTCGGTTGGTATCGCATCGAACCGCTCGACCCGCGCACCGCCTCGCGGCCACGTCCGCTGTCCGTGGACAGCATCGTGCTGGTGCCGCTGCCCGACAGGGCCGCCATGCTGGCTGCGCAGCGCGGCTACCTGCCGACCCGCGTTCCGCTGCTCAAACGTGTGGGCGCGGTCGCGCCGCAACACGTTTGCATCGTCGCCGGGCAGGCACGCATCGACGGCGTGCCTGCGGCCGCCGCGCTCCCTGCCGACCGGCTGGGCCGGCCGCTGCCATCCTTGCCGTTTTGCCGCCGCCTCGAACCGGGCGAACTGTTCCTGTTGAGCGTGACCAATCCGGCGTCGTTCGACAGCCGCTATTTCGGCCCGGTCAGCGCATCCGCCGTGATCGGCGTCGCGCACCCGGTCTGGCTGGAGACACGCCCATGA
- a CDS encoding relaxase/mobilization nuclease domain-containing protein translates to MTDRRDDDFRVRPSAPKNRGKGQGQSFVSKVLKQAGRASSGKSAVRRPGAAGTGQRPGSRLGRGHTAARFAGAKLTPMSRRVTIKTLLVNHQRASPQSLAKHLRYVERDGVGRDGELGQAYGPQTDTAGLDAFKERCSNDRHHFRFIVSPEDGAELDDLRTYTRHLVDRMEADLGTRLDWVAVDHWNTDNPHTHLIVRGRDDTGKDLIIAGDYIAHGFRHRAAELATEWLGPRTELEIQQTLQREVEQERWTSIDRTLQREVGDDGRVRIERLNEPRLQRQRLLLIGRLQRLQRLGLADEVQPGTWAIHADAEKTLRALGERGDIIRTMQRAMSGQPRDLAVFEPGDDGRTIIGRVAGKGLADELHDRGYLVIDGVDGKAHYVALNARDELANYATGAVVEVRGAAEMRSADKNIAALASDGLYRPDHHLAIERGRAKPGRDPQEVVAAHVRRLESLRRACIVERVADGLWKVPDDLAERGRQYDAQRLGGVAVELKSHLSIERQARVIGATWLDQQLIGGGKGLGDLGFGGDAKQALQQRANFLEEEGLAQRRGQRVILAQNLLETLRNRELAQAAKDIAADTGLEHRSVTDGERVAGIYRRSVMLASGRYAMLDDGKEFSLVPWRPVIEQRLGQQIAATVRGGGALWEISRQRGPEL, encoded by the coding sequence ATGACCGACCGCCGCGACGACGATTTCCGGGTGCGCCCCAGCGCCCCGAAGAACCGGGGCAAGGGCCAGGGGCAGAGCTTCGTTTCCAAGGTGCTCAAGCAGGCCGGCAGAGCCAGCAGCGGCAAGTCGGCGGTGCGCCGTCCTGGGGCGGCCGGCACCGGCCAGCGGCCTGGCTCGCGCCTGGGGCGCGGCCATACGGCGGCGCGCTTTGCCGGGGCGAAGCTAACGCCCATGTCGCGGCGCGTGACCATCAAGACCTTGCTGGTCAATCACCAACGGGCCAGTCCGCAATCGCTCGCCAAGCACCTGCGCTACGTCGAACGCGATGGCGTGGGCCGCGACGGCGAACTGGGCCAAGCCTACGGGCCGCAGACCGACACCGCCGGCCTCGATGCCTTCAAGGAACGCTGCTCCAATGACCGCCACCATTTCCGCTTCATCGTTTCGCCGGAGGACGGGGCTGAACTGGACGACCTGCGCACCTACACCCGGCATCTGGTGGATCGCATGGAAGCCGACCTGGGCACGCGGCTGGATTGGGTGGCGGTCGATCACTGGAACACCGACAACCCGCACACCCACCTGATCGTGCGCGGGCGCGACGACACGGGCAAAGACCTCATCATCGCGGGCGACTACATCGCCCACGGCTTCCGCCATCGGGCCGCCGAGCTAGCGACGGAATGGCTGGGGCCGCGCACCGAACTGGAGATCCAGCAGACTTTGCAGCGCGAAGTGGAGCAAGAGCGGTGGACGAGCATCGACCGCACATTGCAGCGCGAGGTCGGCGACGATGGCCGAGTGCGGATCGAGCGCTTGAACGAACCCCGGCTGCAACGCCAGCGCCTGCTGCTGATCGGCCGCCTGCAACGCTTGCAGCGCCTGGGCCTGGCCGACGAAGTGCAGCCTGGCACCTGGGCCATCCATGCGGATGCGGAGAAGACCTTGCGCGCCCTGGGCGAGCGCGGCGACATCATCCGCACCATGCAGCGGGCGATGAGCGGCCAGCCGCGCGATCTGGCGGTGTTCGAGCCGGGCGACGATGGCCGCACCATCATCGGCCGCGTGGCCGGCAAGGGCTTGGCCGACGAGCTGCACGACCGCGGTTATCTGGTCATCGACGGCGTGGATGGCAAGGCCCACTACGTCGCGTTGAATGCCCGCGACGAGCTGGCGAACTACGCGACCGGAGCCGTGGTGGAGGTACGCGGTGCCGCCGAGATGCGGTCGGCCGACAAGAACATCGCCGCGCTGGCGAGCGATGGCCTGTATCGCCCCGATCATCACCTGGCGATCGAGCGAGGCCGAGCCAAGCCCGGCCGCGACCCGCAGGAGGTCGTCGCGGCCCACGTTCGCCGGCTGGAATCCCTGCGCCGGGCCTGCATTGTGGAACGTGTGGCGGACGGACTATGGAAGGTGCCGGACGATCTGGCGGAGCGTGGCCGCCAGTACGACGCGCAACGGCTGGGCGGCGTGGCTGTGGAGCTGAAATCGCATCTGTCGATCGAGCGGCAGGCGCGGGTAATCGGCGCGACCTGGCTGGATCAGCAATTGATCGGCGGCGGCAAGGGGCTGGGCGACCTGGGCTTTGGTGGCGATGCCAAGCAAGCCTTGCAGCAGCGCGCCAACTTCCTCGAAGAAGAGGGGCTGGCCCAGCGGCGCGGGCAGCGGGTGATTCTTGCCCAGAATCTGCTGGAAACGTTGCGCAATCGGGAGCTGGCGCAGGCAGCGAAGGACATTGCCGCCGACACCGGCCTGGAGCATCGCTCCGTCACGGACGGGGAGCGCGTGGCCGGCATCTACCGGCGCTCCGTCATGCTCGCCAGCGGGCGCTACGCGATGCTTGATGACGGCAAGGAATTCAGCCTGGTGCCGTGGCGGCCGGTGATCGAACAGCGGCTGGGGCAGCAGATCGCCGCGACAGTGCGCGGCGGTGGCGCGTTGTGGGAGATTAGCCGGCAGCGCGGGCCTGAACTCTGA